CAGCGGCAAGACCCTGGCGGCACAGGTGAAAGAACGGATGACAGGGGAAACCGAGGCGCTGAAGCGGCAGGGGGTCACCCCCTGCCTGGCGGTGGTGCTGGTGGGGGACGACCCGGCCAGCGCGGTGTACGTGCGGGGCAAGCAGAAGGACTGCGAGGAGTGCGGCATCCGCAGCCTGCTGGTGCGCCTGCCCGCCGAGGCCACCCAGCAGCAGGTGCTGGAGCGGCTGGCGGCCCTGGCGGCGGACGGCGCGGTGCATGGCATTCTGGTGCAGCTTCCCCTGCCCCGCCACATTGACGAGCAGGCGGTGATTGCCGCGATCCCGCCGGAGAAGGACGTGGACGGCTTTACCCCGGTGAACGTGGGGCGCATGGTGATCGGCGAGGAGTGCTTTTTGCCCTGCACCCCGGCGGGCTGCATCGAGATGCTGAAAAGCACCGGCCAGCCCCTTGCAGGCAAGCACGCGGTGGTGATTGGCCGAAGCAACATTGTGGGCAAGCCCGCGGCGATTCTGCTGCTGCGCGAGAACGCCACCGTTACGGTGTGCCACTCCCGCACGCAGGGGCTGGCGCAGCTGTGCCGCAGCGCGGACATTCTGGTGGCGGCGGTGGGCCGGGCGGGCTTTGTGACCGGCGATATGGTGAAGCCGGGCGCCACCGTGATCGATGTGGGCATCAACCGGAACGCGGAGGGCAAGCTGTGCGGCGACGTGGATTTTGCCGCGGCCAGCGAAAAAGCGGCGTTTATCACGCCCGTGCCCGGCGGCGTGGGCCTGATGACCCGGGCCATGCTGCTGGTGAACACGGTGCAGGCCGCGCGGATGCAGGCAAAAGCATGAGCGGGCGCCTGAGGCCTGCCTGAAAAACACCCGGAAACGAGAGGCCCCCGGCTGCGAACTTGTTTCGCAGCCGGGGGCCTTTTGCAAAGAGAAGAAACAGCGGGGAAGAAGGGCCGGGCGCGCAATTTGCCCCGGAAGGGAGCCGCGCGCAGGAAGGATCAGCGCTGGTACACGATCTCGCCGTCCAGGATGGTGAGGGCCACCTGGGCATCCTTGATTTCGCCTTCGGGGATCGCAAAGAGATCGCGGTCCAGGACCGTGATGTCGGCCAGCATGCCCTCGGCCAGGGAGCCCAGCTCGTGCTGGCGGCGCACCGCGCAGGCCGAACCCCAGGTGTAGGCTTCCAGCGCCTCGGAAAGGCTGATGTGCTGATGATATTCCCAGCCGCCCTGGGGCAGGCCCTGGGTGTTTTGGCGGGTCACCGCATAGGACACGTTCTCGATGGGGTTCAGGGCGGCAGTGGGAACGTCGGTGCCGAAGGCAAGGCGAACCCCGGCGTCCAGCATGTCGCGGAAGGCCCACATCAGCTTGGTGCGCTCCAGGCCCAGGTCGGCCTCGATGCCGGCAGGGTCGATCATGGAGTGGGCGGGCTGCATGCTGGCCATTACGCCCAGCTCGGCCAGCCGCCGGATATCGCCCTGCTGGATGTTTTCCAGATGTTCCAGGGTGTTTTGAATGGTGGGGTCTTTGCCCAGGGCCTTCTGTGCTTTTTCGTAGGCGTTCAGCCCTGCGTGGATGGCCCCGTCGCCAATGGTGTGGATGCGCATGCTCATGCCGTTTTTGTTGGCCAGGTACACAAGCTCGTCCATGTCGGCCTCGGCCACGGTGAGCTGGCCCCGGTCGCCGGGATACCAGGCGTTGGCATAGGGCTCGCTGAGGTAGGCGGTGTGAGTGCTGGAAACGCCGTCGAGGAATTGCTTGACGCCCCGCCAGCAAAGCTTGGGATGGGTGTATTTTTCCCGCATCATTTTGGGGCGGGCCATGTCTTTGGTCATGGTGGGGAACAGGTGCGCCCGGAAGGTCAGCTTGCCGGCGGCGAGGAATTCTTCCAGCAATTCGGGGTGCAGAAGGTCGGCCCCGGGCAGGCTGGTGGCGCCCAGGTCGCACACGCTGGTGATGCCGTATTCCCGGAACTGGGCGAACAGGCCGGCGTAGGCGTCCTTGATCTCGGCCTCGGTGAAGCCGTTGAGCACCTGCGCATACACCTTTGTGCCCGCCATTTCTTTGGCGACGCCGGTGAGATGACCGTTTTCATCCCGCACAAACTCGCCGCCCGCAGGGTTCGGCGTGTCGTCGGTGATGCCAAGGGCTTCCAGCGCGCGGCTGTTCAGCCAGGCGGTGTGGCCGTCGCCGCTGCTCATGCAGACGGGCCAGTCGGGATAGGCTGCGTCCAGGCTGGCGCGGGTGGGCAGCTTTGCGCCCTCGCCCCAGAAGGGCAGATACCAGCCGCAGGTTACCACCCAGGCGCCCTTGGGGCGGGTGGCCACAAAGGGGCGCATCCGCTCGATGCAGTCCTGCTCGCTGGTGTTCTCCAGCATCATGAACATGTATTTGCTGAACATCAGCGCGGACATATGGATGTGGAGGTGCGCGTCGTGAAAGCCCGGCATTACAAGCTGGCCGCCCAATTCAAGGATCCGGGTGTTTGGGCCGGTGAGGGGGGGGGCCTGGTCGGCGGGGCCGACGTAGGCGATGCGGCCGACCGCCACGGCCACGATGCCGCTGATGGGCTGCCCTTTGCCCAAAAAGATAGAATTGCTTTTCAGGATGAGGTCTGCATTCATTGTTTTGTATCCCCTTTGCATGTTTTAAAAACCGAGCGGCGCAGGCGGCCGCCCGCCGTTGGTTTTACCATAGCACACCCGGGGCGGCGCCCGCAATAAACCCACCGGTTTATTTTATGGAAAGGCGATAGTTTATCTGCGTAAACTTTTTGAAAACTGACAAAGTTGCACAAATCAAAAGTGAATATTCCGGCAAGAACGCTATACAGCGGCGCTTTCATCTGGTATAATGGCCACAGGAGCGCATTTGGCGGAAACTGCCGATGCGTGTAGGAAAGGGGAGCGGCGCGTGGCGTATCTGCTGTTTTTTTATAATATTTTGCTCATTGCGCTGTTTTTGCTGTGTACCGCCGCGTTCCTGCTGCTCTGGCGCAGAGAGCGGCAGGCCATGTTTGGCTGGGCCGCCGCCGCGTTCGGCGCTTACCTGGCCGACGCGGTGCTGGTGTATCTGGGCGAGTTTGTGCCGGGGTTTGCGCGGTACTATCGGGCCACGCTGTATTCCGAGGCGCTGCTGCAGGTGGGGCTGTTTTTGGCCACCATGCTGTGTTACCGGGGTTTTACCGCCGCGGCGCTGCAGGATGCAGCCCGAAGGTGGGAGTGGGGGGCCTGGCTTGCGGCCTGGCCGGTGTGCGCGGCCATCTGCGCTGTGCCCATGACGCCCCTTTCCACGGCGGTGTTTTACAGCCTGCTGGCCTGTGTGGGGGTATATGTGGCGGCCCGGGGGCTTTTAAGGCTGCGGGCCGGCGGCCGGTCGCGGCCCTTTTTGCGGGGCGTGCTGGTGTGGATGACGGGCTGCTTTGCGGCCTACGGGGTGGAGAACCTGGCCTGGGTGCTGGGCGGCAACCCCCTGGCGGGCCTGTGGCCCACCCTGGGCCAGCGCTGGGCGAGCATTGAGATCATGAGCCTGGGGCTGGGAGGCGCGTGCCTTGTGTGGGCGGTACGGCGCATTTTGGCCGCACCGGCGCCCGAACAGGGCGGGGAGGCGCGGATGCAGGCCGAGGCGGCAGGATTTGCCGCCCGCTACAGCCTGACCCGGCGCGAAAGCGAGGTGCTGGAGCTGCTGCTGGCGGGGATGAACAACCAGCAGATCGCCCGGCAGCTGTATATCTCGGTGGGGACGGTGAAGGCCCACACCCACAACATTTTTGCAAAGACCGGCTTTGGCGACCGGGCGCAGCTGGCCGACGCGGTGCGGCAGGGGAGAAATGCCTGAAAAACCGCAGGAAAGCTGGAAAAAGCGCTTGCAATGCCGCCGGGTTTGTGGTATAGTATTAAAGCCGCATGGTTTGGGCAGCTAAGAGGTGTGAAACATCCGCCCGCCTACTAGCCCAGCGAGACTTGTATAAGAGAGGCAAAATTATGTACGCTATCATCGTTACCGGTGGCAAACAGTACCGTGTTGAAAAAGGCGACGTGGTTTTCATCGAGAAGCTGGAAGTCACCGAAGGCGACACTGTAAAGTTCGACTCCGTTCTGGCCGTGGGCGGCGAAGGCTCCACCAAGGTGGGCACCCCCCGTGTGGAGGGCGCCAGCGTGGAGGCCAAGGTCGTAAAGAATGGCAAGGGCAAAAAGCTGAACATCATCACGTACCGGGCCAAAAAGGGCAGCGCCCGCCACATGGGTCACCGTCAGCCCTATACCAAGGTCGAGATCACCGCTATCAACGGTTAAGTAACGGAGGTGTAACACAATGGCACATAAAAAAGGCGTAGGTTCTACCAAAAACGGCCGCGATTCCGAGTCCAAGCGCTTGGGCGTGAAGCGCGCCGACGGTCAGTTCGTGCTGGCCGGCAATATTCTGGTTCGTCAGCGTGGCACCCACATCCACCCCGGTGAGAACGTGGGCCGCGGCACCGACGACACCCTGTTCGCCCTGGTGGACGGCAAGGTCGCTTTCGAGCGCGTGGGCAAGGACCGCAAAAAGGTCAGCATCAAGCAGTAAAAGGTTTTCCGAAAGCCAGGCCCTGCGGCCTGGCTTTTTGTGCGTGTTGGGCATACTAAGCCCAACACGAAAATAAGGAGAAACACACATGTCAATGTTTGTGGACGTGGCAAAAATAAGCATCAAGGCCGGCAAGGGCGGCGACGGTGCGGTGAGCTTTCACCGCGAAAAGTTTGTGGCCGCGGGTGGACCGGACGGCGGCGACGGCGGCCGGGGCGGCAATGTGATCTTTCAGGCCGACGACAACCTTTCCACCCTGATGGACTTTCGCTACCAGCGCAAGTACGCGGCGCAGCCGGGCGAAAACGGCGGCGCCGCCCGCTGCACCGGCAAGAACGCGCCGGATCTGGTGATCCGGGTGCCGCGGGGCACGGTGGTGCGGGAGGCAAGCACCGGCCTTGTGATTGCGGATATCTCGGGCGACGGGCCGGTGGTGGTGGCCAAGGGCGGCCGGGGCGGCTGGGGCAACACCCACTTTGCCAGCCCCACCCGGCAGATCCCCAAATTTGCAAAGCCCGGCCTGCCCGGCGAGGAGTTCGAGGTGCGCCTGGAGCTGAAGCTGATCGCGGATGTGGGGCTGATCGGCTTCCCGAATGTGGGAAAATCGACCCTGATCTCGGTGCTGAGCGCGGCGAAGCCCAAGATCGCAAACTACCATTTCACCACCCTGTCGCCCGTGCTGGGCGTGGTGCGTGTGGGCCAGGAGCAGAGCTTTGTGGCGGCGGACATTCCGGGCCTGATCGAGGGGGCCAGCGAGGGCGTTGGCCTGGGGCACGATTTTCTGCGCCATGTGGAGCGCTGCCGCCTTTTGCTGCACGTGGTGGATGTTTCGGGCTGCGAGGGCCGTGAGCCGGCGGAGGATTTTGAAAAGATCAACGCAGAGCTCAAAAATTTCAGCGCCGAGCTGGCCGGGCGCCCCCAGATCGTGCTGGGCAACAAATGCGATATCGCCGCGCCGGAGCAGATCGAGGCGTTCCGGGCCTATGTGGAGGGGCTGGGGTTGACCTTTTTGCCCGTTTCAGCCGCCACGAACCAGGGGCTCAAGAGCCTGCCGGGGCTTGTGTGGGAACGGCTGCAGGCATTGCCCCCGGTGCAGGTGTATGAGCCGGAGTTTGTGCCGGCGGCGCTGGACGCGGGCGAGCGCCGCTACACCATTGAGCGGACCGGCGAGCATGAATTCACCATTGACGCGCCCTGGCTGGAGCGAATCCTGGCGGGCAGCGACGTGGACGACTACGAGAGCCTGCAATACTTTCAGCGGCAGCTGGCCGACAGCGGCATTCTGGCCGAGCTGGTGGAGCGCGGTGTGCAGGAAGAGGACACCATTAAGATCGGCGAGTACGAATTTGATTATATCTTCTAAAGGGGAAAACGAGAGTGCTGTTTGAAGTGGACGCACAGGTGGATATTCACGAGCAATCGCCCTTGGGCCTGGCGTTTGTGGGCGACGGGGTATTTGAACTGCTGGTGCGCCAGCGGCTGGTGGAGCGCACCCGCCTGGCGCCCGGCAAGCTGCACGCGGCCTGTGTAAAATACGTGTCGGCCAAGGGGCAGCACCGCGCACTGGCGTATCTGGAGCCGCTGCTCACCGAAGAGGAGCAGGCGGTGCTGCGGCGGGGCCGCAATGCCAGCAAGGCCAGCGTGGCAAAGCATGCCACCCCCCAGGAATACAGGGCGTCGACCGGGTTTGAAGCGCTGTGGGGCTGGCTGTACCTCACCGGCCAAAATGAGCGGATCGGGCAGCTGTTTGAGGCGCTGTGGCAGAAGTTTGACCCCATGGCGGAGCAGCAGGGGTAAAAGAGAAGGCCGAGGCCGCCAGGCGGAAAAGTTTCCGCCTGGCGGTCCCGGCCTTTTGCGCGCAAAAACGCAAAGAATTGCTTATTTGCAGTTTTTGGTGCTGCTCTTGGCGTTCGAGGAAGAGCTGTTTTTAGCATTGGAAGAAGTATTGTTCTTCGCATTGCTGCTGCTGTTGCGGGTGCTGGAATTGCTGCTGCTGTTCTTGGTGCTGGAGTTGCTGGAATTGTTGCTGCGGGTGCTGGTGCTGTTTTTGCTGATGTTGTTTTTAGCGTTGCGGTTTTCCATGGTTTTGTTTGCTCCTTTCAGTTATGAGGACCCGGCTGTATTTTTGATACCGGTCCCTTCGGTGTTATTTTTACCCCGCCCCCGGCGGGTTATGCAAAGGTGGTGCCAGGATGCCCTTGGAATACTTTGAACAGCGGGAGCGGAGCCTTTTGGGCAGCCGCTGCGAAGCGCTGTACGCCGCGCCGGAGGAGCTTCCGGCCAGGGGGCTTACCGTGAACGGCCTGCGCTGCACGCCGGAACGGTTTGCCGAATTGGCGGACTTTGCGCTGGAGCCCTCGCCCTTTTGCGCCGAGGGGTTTGTGGTGCGGGACCCGGCGTTCCGGCCGGGCAGGCACCCGTACCATCACGCGGGGGTGTTTTATTCGCAGGAGCCGTCGGCCAGCGCGCCAGCGGCCCTTTTGGAGGTGCGGCCGGGCATGCGGGTGCTGG
This window of the Oscillospiraceae bacterium genome carries:
- the rplU gene encoding 50S ribosomal protein L21; the encoded protein is MYAIIVTGGKQYRVEKGDVVFIEKLEVTEGDTVKFDSVLAVGGEGSTKVGTPRVEGASVEAKVVKNGKGKKLNIITYRAKKGSARHMGHRQPYTKVEITAING
- the folD gene encoding bifunctional protein FolD, with translation MAAQIISGKTLAAQVKERMTGETEALKRQGVTPCLAVVLVGDDPASAVYVRGKQKDCEECGIRSLLVRLPAEATQQQVLERLAALAADGAVHGILVQLPLPRHIDEQAVIAAIPPEKDVDGFTPVNVGRMVIGEECFLPCTPAGCIEMLKSTGQPLAGKHAVVIGRSNIVGKPAAILLLRENATVTVCHSRTQGLAQLCRSADILVAAVGRAGFVTGDMVKPGATVIDVGINRNAEGKLCGDVDFAAASEKAAFITPVPGGVGLMTRAMLLVNTVQAARMQAKA
- the rpmA gene encoding 50S ribosomal protein L27, whose translation is MAHKKGVGSTKNGRDSESKRLGVKRADGQFVLAGNILVRQRGTHIHPGENVGRGTDDTLFALVDGKVAFERVGKDRKKVSIKQ
- the rnc2 gene encoding mini-ribonuclease 3 — encoded protein: MLFEVDAQVDIHEQSPLGLAFVGDGVFELLVRQRLVERTRLAPGKLHAACVKYVSAKGQHRALAYLEPLLTEEEQAVLRRGRNASKASVAKHATPQEYRASTGFEALWGWLYLTGQNERIGQLFEALWQKFDPMAEQQG
- the obg gene encoding GTPase Obg, producing the protein MSMFVDVAKISIKAGKGGDGAVSFHREKFVAAGGPDGGDGGRGGNVIFQADDNLSTLMDFRYQRKYAAQPGENGGAARCTGKNAPDLVIRVPRGTVVREASTGLVIADISGDGPVVVAKGGRGGWGNTHFASPTRQIPKFAKPGLPGEEFEVRLELKLIADVGLIGFPNVGKSTLISVLSAAKPKIANYHFTTLSPVLGVVRVGQEQSFVAADIPGLIEGASEGVGLGHDFLRHVERCRLLLHVVDVSGCEGREPAEDFEKINAELKNFSAELAGRPQIVLGNKCDIAAPEQIEAFRAYVEGLGLTFLPVSAATNQGLKSLPGLVWERLQALPPVQVYEPEFVPAALDAGERRYTIERTGEHEFTIDAPWLERILAGSDVDDYESLQYFQRQLADSGILAELVERGVQEEDTIKIGEYEFDYIF